The following proteins come from a genomic window of Rutidosis leptorrhynchoides isolate AG116_Rl617_1_P2 chromosome 10, CSIRO_AGI_Rlap_v1, whole genome shotgun sequence:
- the LOC139871304 gene encoding metal tolerance protein C4-like: MGSLVIHHEDNFRYSIHRSFITRPKIFKKIEADDHSQQAVTTTNLWCNFIIFSLKFGVWIVTSSHVILAEVVHSAADFANRAFLLYGLNSSKRPPDALHPYGYSMERFIWPLISAAILCCGSSAIIIHGVQNLWTSQPLGNIFYAALVIGGSLIIKGASLVASVHAVRKGAEIEGMTMRDYMWRGHDLTPVTVMTQDGAAVTGLVIAAASLVAVKMTGNPIYDPIGSIVVGNLLGGVAIFLIRRNARELIGRPIDDHDKKRVLEFLKNDPVVNGVYECKFEVTGSGFSRFMAEIDFNSDQLVESYLSRTGLEEWGEKIRNAAKEKDRAGIHKIMSFYGAEFIKALGSEIYRLEMEIKEIVPGIRYVDIEVHNPIISPPE, encoded by the exons ATGGGTTCATTGG TTATTCATCATGAAGATAATTTCCGTTATTCTATTCACCGTA GTTTTATTACTAGACCCAAAATATTTAAGAAGATAGAGGCTGATGATCATAG CCAGCAAGCAGTAACAACCACAAATCTATGGTGCAACTTCATAATATTTTCACTTAAGTTTGGAGTCTGGATTGTGACCTCGAGTCATGTTATACTAGCTGAAGTTGTGCATTCGGCTGCAGATTTTGCAAATCGG GCGTTTCTATTATACGGATTAAACAGTTCTAAGCGTCCTCCAGACGCACTTCATCC GTATGGTTACTCCATGGAAAGATTTATTTGGCCTTTAATATCTGCCGCAATCTTATGTTGTGGTTCTAGTGCCATAATCATACATGGAGTTCAAAATTTGTGGACTTCACAA CCCCTTGGAAATATATTTTATGCAGCTTTGGTAATCGGTGGTTCATTAATTATAAAAG GTGCTTCACTTGTTGCGTCTGTGCATGCAGTGAGAAAAGGTGCTGAAATAGAAGGCATGACAATGAGAGACTACATGTGGCGTGGACATGATCTGACACCGGTTACGGTCATGAC GCAGGATGGTGCTGCAGTTACTGGGCTTGTAATTGCAGCTGCATCATTAGTTGCTGTGAAAATGACTGGGAATCCTATTTATGATCCGATTGGTTCAATCGTTGTTGGAAACCTTCTTGGTGGG GTGGCTATATTTCTCATCCGAAGAAATGCACGTGAATTAATTGGTAGACCAATTGATGATCATGATAAGAAAAGGGTTCTTGAGTTTTTAAAGAATGACCCG GTTGTAAATGGTGTATATGAATGCAAATTTGAGGTGACTGGGTCTGGTTTCTCTAGATTTATGGCGGAAATAG ATTTCAATAGTGATCAATTGGTCGAGAGCTATCTTAGTAGGACTGGACTCGAAGAATGGGGTGAAAAG ATACGCAATGCTGCAAAGGAGAAGGATCGTGCAGGAATTCATAAAATCATGTCATTTTATG GTGCAGAGTTCATTAAGGCTCTAGGGAGCGAAATTTATAGGCTTGAGATGGAAATAAAGGAAATTGTTCCCGGCATTAGATATGTGGATATTGAGGTCCACAATCCAATTATTTCACCCCCTGAATAG
- the LOC139871306 gene encoding uncharacterized protein has translation MENLQVDFKSFFVNSVGNGSKTLFWKEHWIGNDKLCNLFPRLFKLELDPDVSVRERMTLNAEGLFNWKWSRAIPRRAVRELEALVNILSSAKIDNGSVDKVLWSLDLNHGFSVKGLSKVIDDQLLFEFSSHQETIRNTVVPKKVELFAWRAIKKKLPIRVELDNRGIDLHSTRCPLCDDSLESVDHTLIFCSHAREIWERIFKWWNMGSFNYYTINELLVENNHSVPMSSIGNSIWLAIKWIGAYFIWKNRNNKVFRNKAWNGPVALNEIQAISYDWIANRLKGKNMDWLTWISNPAVYLNLV, from the coding sequence ATGGAAAATTTGCAGGTAGACTTCAAGAGTTTTTTCGTGAATTCAGTGGGTAATGGAAGCAAAACTCTATTTTGGAAGGAACATTGGATTGGCAATGATAAGCTTTGTAATCTTTTTCCGAGATTATTTAAGCTCGAGCTTGATCCCGATGTTTCTGTTCGTGAACGTATGACATTAAATGCTGAAGGATTATTCAATTGGAAGTGGAGTCGTGCAATTCCAAGAAGGGCTGTTCGTGAACTAGAAGCTCTTGTAAACATCTTGTCATCCGCAAAAATTGATAATGGCAGTGTCGACAAGGTCCTTTGGTCTTTAGATCTCAACCATGGATTTAGTGTCAAAGGGCTGTCGAAAGTCATAGATGATCAGCTTCTATTCGAGTTCTCTTCACATCAGGAAACAATTCGTAATACGGTCGTCCCGAAAAAGGTGGAACTATTTGCTTGGCGAGCGATAAAGAAAAAACTACCGATACGTGTCGAGCTAGACAATCGTGGAATTGATCTTCATAGTACGCGATGTCCTCTTTGTGATGATAGCTTGGAGTCGGTGGATCATACACTGATTTTTTGTAGCCATGCTCGCGAGATTTGGGAGCGTATTTTCAAATGGTGGAACATGGGCTCGTTTAATTACTACACCATTAATGAGCTCCTCGTGGAAAATAATCATTCGGTTCCCATGTCTTCAATTGGTAATTCTATTTGGCTTGCAATTAAATGGATTGGTGCGTATTTCATTTGGAAAAACCGCAATAACAAAGTATTCAGAAACAAAGCATGGAATGGCCCGGTTGCTCTTAATGAAATACAagccatttcgtacgattggattgcCAATAGATTGAAAGGAAAGAATATGGATTGGCTAACGTGGATTTCCAACCCGGCGGTGTACCTCAACTTAGTCTAA
- the LOC139871307 gene encoding F-box/LRR-repeat protein 12-like: protein MGEYSSIRRCTRKLQLDYDTWYYIYQKLNSTIDQNSFGLTCVTFRDIQNLSRKSLKLRCSNSNTNSIIDSVTIDKLLNRHTQLEILTLGCRGCRHITYSCLTPLLKYGSTLHSLYLVWCEFITDTELTLIASACLLLSVISLRCAYEVSDHGLEILSKSCTSLKEVNLVDCNSITDNGIYFLNQNCRQLRALRVSGCYNIVGVGFRDCSPTLACLDAFNCNLDSTGVSQIVSGGGLEYLNISSPNRLIVLEPIGLGFCSKLKFLNIAYCSFVDDDVIVKISRGCPLLQDWNLTGAARTQAPTGTNYDVGSTTWADLRTAPLQSAIKFFCKFVEMGINMGMGMGMGMGMVSISHNLESELRYRAVQKCNRTNNPCCQHMKGKCVGL from the exons ATGGGTGAATATTCAAGTATCCGACGTTGTACTAGGAAACTTCAACTTGATTATGACACTTGGTACTATATTTATCAAAAACTAAATTCAACTATTGATCAAAATTCATTCGGTCTAACATGTGTTACTTTTCGTGATATTCAAAATTTAAGTCGTAAATCCTTGAAACTCCGATGCTCAAATTCAAATACTAACTCTATCATTGATTCGGTTACCATTGATAAACTGCTTAACCGACATACACAATTAGAGATACTTACTCTTGGTTGTCGTGGTTGCCGACATATCACATATTCATGTTTAACCCCATTACTAAAATATGGTTCTACATTGCACTCTCTTTATCTTGTTTGGTGTGAATTCATCACTGACACTGAACTTACATTGATTGCTTCTGCTTGTCTGTTGTTGTCTGTTATCAGTCTTAGGTGTGCATATGAGGTTAGTGATCATGGGTTGGAAATCTTATCAAAATCATGCACATCTTTAAAAGAGGTGAATCTCGTTGATTGCAACAGTATTACTGACAATGGAATTTATTTTCTCAACCAAAATTGTCGTCAACTAAGAGCACTCAGAGTAAGTGGTTGTTATAATATCGTTGGCGTAGGCTTTCGAGACTGTTCTCCAACTCTTGCTTGTTTAGACGCTTTTAATTGCAACTTGGATTCTACGGGTGTTAGTCAAATTGTAAGTGGAGGTGGTCTCGAGTATCTAAATATTTCCAGTCCCAACCGTTTAATTGTACTGGAACCTATTGGTTTAGGATTTTGTTCAAAACTTAAATTCCTTAACATTGCTTACTGCTCTTTTGTCGATGATGATGTTATAGTTAAAATCTCAAGAGGTTGTCCTTTGTTACAAGACTGGAACTTAACAG GAGCCGCGCGAACGCAGGCTCCCACTGGCACAAATTATGATGTAGGCTCGACCACTTGGGCCGACCTTAGAACAGCACCCCTTCAAAGTGCAATTAAG TTCTTTTGCAAGTTTGTGGAGATGGGTATAAATATGGGTATGGGTATGGGTATGGGTATGGGTATGG TTTCAATCTCGCACAATTTGGAAAGTGAACTTCGATACAGAGCCGTTCAAAAG TGTAATCGGACGAACAACCCTTGCTGCCAACACATGAAAGGCAAATGTGTAGGGTTGTAG
- the LOC139872387 gene encoding metal tolerance protein C4-like: MPLYRHRCFFSRLHRRHLSPILAGILNPPAGPPHSHPHLSHSYHHLSPHSSHHLISLISPFALRRRDTSPATVTSHEDNFRYSIHRSFITRPKIIKKKIEVDDHSQRAVTTALWCNFLVFSLKFGVWIVSSSHVMLAEVVHSVADFANQALLLYGLNSSKRAPDALHPYGYSKERFLWSLISAVGIFCLGCGATIVHGVQNLWTTQPPGNIFYAALVIGVSFIIEGVSLAVAVHAVRKGAKAEGMTMRNYMWRGHDPTSVAVMTEDGAAVTGLVIAAASLVAVNMTGNPIYDPIGSIIVGNLLGVVAIFLIQRNRHVLIGRSIDHRDMRRVLEFLKNDPVVDALYDCKSEVIGPGSFRFKAEIDFNSDQLVENYLTRTGLEEWDEKFCNAVMKDKTQRHKIMKLYGAEMIRALASEIDRLEKEIQEIVPGIRHVDIEVNNPIIPPP; the protein is encoded by the exons ATGCCACTCTATCGCCACCGCTGTTTCTTCTCACGCCTTCACCGTCGACACCTCTCCCCAATCCTCGCCGGAATCCTCAATCCACCTGCCGGACCACCGCACAGCCACCCACACCTATCTCATTCATATCATCATTTATCACCTCACTCTAGCCATCACTTAATTTCACTCATATCTCCATTTGCATTACGACGTCGTGATACTTCACCGGCCACAGTAACTTCTCATGAAGATAATTTCCGTTATTCTATTCACCGTA GTTTTATTACTAGACCTAAAATAATTAAGAAGAAGATAGAGGTGGATGATCACAG CCAGCGAGCAGTAACTACAGCTCTATGGTGCAACTTTCTAGTATTTTCACTAAAGTTTGGGGTCTGGATTGTGAGCTCGAGTCATGTTATGCTGGCCGAAGTTGTGCATTCGGTTGCAGATTTTGCAAATCAG GCGCTTCTTTTATACGGGTTAAACAGTTCTAAGCGTGCTCCAGATGCACTTCATCC GTATGGTTACTCTAAAGAAAGATTTCTTTGGTCTTTAATATCTGCGGTAGGAATCTTTTGTCTTGGTTGTGGTGCCACAATTGTACACGGAGTTCAAAATCTATGGACTACACAG CCCCCTGGAAATATATTCTATGCAGCTTTGGTGATTGGTGTCTCATTCATTATTGAAG GTGTTTCTCTTGCTGTGGCAGTGCATGCGGTGAGAAAAGGTGCAAAAGCAGAAGGCATGACAATGAGAAACTACATGTGGCGTGGACATGATCCGACATCAGTTGCAGTCATGACAGAG GATGGTGCTGCAGTTACTGGGCTTGTAATTGCTGCTGCATCATTAGTTGCTGTGAATATGACTGGGAATCCTATCTATGATCCGATTGGTTCGATCATTGTTGGAAACCTTCTTGGTGTG GTGGCTATATTTCTCATCCAAAGAAATCGACATGTATTGATTGGTAGATCAATTGATCATCGTGATATGAGAAGGGTTCTTGAGTTTTTGAAGAATGACCCG GTTGTGGATGCTTTATATGATTGCAAAAGTGAGGTGATTGGTCCTGGTTCCTTTAGATTTAAGGCAGAAATAG ATTTCAATAGTGATCAATTGGTTGAGAACTATCTTACTAGGACTGGACTCGAAGAATGGGATGAAAAG TTTTGCAATGCTGTTATGAAGGATAAGACACAAAGGCATAAGATCATGAAATTATATG GTGCAGAGATGATTAGGGCTCTAGCGAGCGAAATTGATAGACTTGAGAAAGAAATACAAGAAATTGTTCCTGGAATTAGACATGTTGATATTGAGGTCAACAATCCAATTATTCCACCCCCGTGA